A portion of the Pelagibaculum spongiae genome contains these proteins:
- a CDS encoding AAA family ATPase translates to MLKKIKLIQGIGNFTKTVAGGIDLGDVTVIYGENRNGKSTLCDVIHSLAEDDPDFIMHRKSIPNDPTKPPKVEFMFGTATGNVTSKFENGQWQVKTPDCSGLYVFDQSFIHRNVITGQKQERPNSENMTSFILGESNTALFAALAEMNNNLRADKKLLSDIEGQFITHAVGNAPAYANSALPSETKEQLETNVAAHDESKLQVTTTIQNIEKIKRRNVLNAVGTQVNFAQAIDSINAVLASSLQNVHQDSLVSLQNHMSNHVNNSATFKGWASQGIAQIKDDCPFCGQALSADAQGLIAAYQQAFNAEFDRFNREKRQTLNGLRQPFSIPNTRENLIQLHQANKQVFELYVEPQIITNQALAPLTASLEQKHEDILASFDAVIANSQQATEFWIPRLEQKFTTPYEPAQLVTFDVLNTAATTYNQAIYEYWVVAEQINAIFNAYKGSLNEVELNHQLTEIAQQQTQANLALKRIALEPLCVQYRQKLATVNELDTTYKAQKQKLEQSQTAYLDTYFDLINGLFRQLGSSNFEIIKVPNNRGRQVIYDLRVKFKGEDISADKINTVFSESDRRALALCIFLAKVMSLPTEEKAKAILVLDDPVTSFDNERIALILNKLDELQRTIKQLVLTTHYKGMAAKAVKKFRRCAKSVKLVHGAETCSIEAVEIDDMMATEHDVAFDRIKAFVNRETNNDILTTLRPFFEGEIRHRFKKQLIDLGEAKSDLSVCTVALREKGYITAELEARLSAIRDTLNTPMHEIGDDALENTRALAEQVITVVYDEL, encoded by the coding sequence ATGTTAAAAAAAATAAAGCTAATACAAGGTATTGGCAATTTCACCAAAACCGTTGCAGGTGGAATAGATCTTGGTGATGTGACCGTTATCTATGGTGAGAATAGAAATGGTAAGAGTACCCTCTGTGATGTTATTCATTCACTAGCAGAAGATGATCCTGATTTTATAATGCATCGAAAAAGCATACCAAATGACCCAACTAAACCGCCTAAAGTTGAATTCATGTTCGGTACTGCGACAGGTAATGTTACATCTAAATTCGAAAACGGCCAGTGGCAAGTAAAAACTCCTGATTGTTCAGGTTTATATGTTTTTGACCAAAGCTTTATACATAGGAATGTAATCACTGGTCAGAAGCAAGAGCGGCCAAACTCTGAAAACATGACAAGTTTTATTCTTGGTGAGAGTAACACCGCTTTGTTTGCGGCTTTAGCTGAGATGAATAACAACCTTCGTGCTGATAAAAAACTTCTCTCTGATATTGAAGGGCAATTTATAACTCACGCTGTGGGTAATGCTCCTGCGTATGCTAACTCCGCTTTACCTTCGGAGACTAAAGAACAGTTAGAAACTAACGTGGCGGCACATGACGAATCAAAACTGCAAGTCACAACTACCATTCAGAATATCGAAAAAATCAAACGTCGTAATGTTCTAAATGCGGTTGGTACACAGGTCAACTTTGCTCAAGCAATTGATTCAATTAATGCTGTACTAGCATCTAGCCTTCAAAATGTTCATCAAGATTCATTGGTATCACTGCAAAATCACATGAGCAATCATGTGAACAACTCAGCTACTTTTAAAGGTTGGGCTAGCCAAGGTATCGCACAAATAAAAGATGATTGTCCTTTCTGTGGGCAGGCTTTAAGTGCTGATGCTCAAGGCCTAATCGCTGCGTACCAGCAGGCTTTTAATGCTGAGTTTGATAGATTTAACAGAGAAAAAAGACAAACTTTAAATGGCCTTCGTCAGCCATTTAGTATTCCAAATACTCGTGAAAACCTTATTCAGCTACACCAAGCCAATAAACAAGTGTTTGAGCTGTATGTGGAGCCTCAAATTATAACCAATCAAGCTCTAGCGCCTTTAACTGCTTCATTGGAACAAAAGCATGAAGATATTCTCGCTTCTTTTGATGCCGTTATTGCAAATAGTCAGCAAGCAACGGAATTCTGGATACCGAGACTAGAGCAAAAGTTTACTACGCCCTACGAACCTGCTCAACTCGTTACCTTCGATGTACTGAACACAGCAGCAACAACGTATAATCAAGCTATCTATGAATATTGGGTAGTCGCAGAGCAAATTAACGCTATCTTCAATGCTTATAAAGGCTCACTTAATGAAGTGGAGCTGAATCATCAATTGACAGAAATTGCACAACAACAAACACAAGCTAATTTGGCGCTAAAGCGGATAGCATTAGAGCCTCTTTGTGTTCAGTACAGACAGAAGCTAGCAACTGTTAATGAGTTAGATACTACTTATAAAGCACAAAAGCAGAAGCTCGAACAATCACAAACAGCGTATTTAGATACTTACTTTGATTTGATAAATGGACTGTTTCGTCAGCTCGGCTCAAGTAACTTTGAGATTATCAAAGTACCTAATAATCGCGGCAGACAAGTTATCTATGATCTTCGTGTTAAGTTTAAAGGTGAGGATATTTCTGCTGATAAGATTAATACAGTATTTAGTGAGTCAGACCGCAGAGCGCTAGCCCTTTGTATATTTTTAGCTAAGGTGATGTCTCTTCCAACAGAGGAGAAAGCTAAGGCTATTTTAGTGCTGGATGATCCTGTTACTAGTTTTGACAATGAACGAATAGCACTGATTCTCAATAAACTGGATGAGCTGCAACGGACTATTAAACAACTTGTACTAACGACTCACTATAAAGGAATGGCAGCAAAAGCTGTGAAGAAATTCAGGCGGTGCGCTAAATCGGTAAAATTAGTTCATGGTGCTGAAACTTGCTCGATAGAAGCCGTTGAAATTGATGACATGATGGCTACAGAGCATGATGTTGCTTTTGACAGAATTAAAGCATTTGTTAATCGTGAAACTAATAACGACATTCTCACAACCTTGCGACCTTTCTTTGAGGGAGAAATTCGTCATCGTTTTAAGAAACAGCTCATTGATCTTGGTGAAGCGAAATCAGACCTGTCAGTTTGCACTGTTGCTTTAAGGGAAAAGGGCTATATCACTGCTGAACTTGAAGCTCGCCTGAGTGCGATTCGAGATACTTTAAACACACCTATGCACGAAATTGGCGATGACGCGCTTGAAAACACAAGAGCGCTAGCTGAACAGGTCATTACTGTTGTTTATGATGAACTGTAG